A region from the Acidobacteriota bacterium genome encodes:
- a CDS encoding Gfo/Idh/MocA family oxidoreductase — MSISRRSFVSSAAAGVAGGLVAGTPVLAQTAASRQRVLGANDRIRIGSIGVGGMGRSHLNNFQQHDDVQIVTVCDVWDVNRRRAQRMTEKQTGGAASMEADYRRVIDRQDLDAVIVATVDHWHAIPMMLACQSGKDVYVEKPISHNVTEGRAMVAAARKFDRVVQVGTQQRSGLHFQEAIRIVQSGALGTIHRIHAWNVGNQAPAGLGRPANGAPPAGLDWDAWLGPAPVVPFNANRFIFQFRWFWDYAGGMMTDWGVHLLDLALWGMQQRAPKTVYAVGGNFVLDDNRETPDTIDAIYEFPGFVCTYSNRSGNAYNGANRGYGVEFYGTDATLFLDRSGFEVIPETAGTQKVPTPSYLSEQQPSLPVWKREWAGASRARTAAVRAPSSDQNLSHIRNFLDCMRSRQRPNSDVELGHLSTAMCLLGNVAYRTGRKLTWDADKELCVDDAAANALLTREYRAPYTLPQV, encoded by the coding sequence ATGTCCATCAGCCGACGTTCCTTCGTCTCCTCCGCTGCCGCCGGCGTCGCCGGCGGCCTGGTCGCCGGTACGCCAGTGCTCGCCCAGACCGCCGCCAGCCGTCAACGCGTGCTCGGCGCCAACGACCGCATCCGCATCGGCTCGATCGGCGTCGGCGGGATGGGCCGATCGCATCTGAACAACTTCCAGCAGCACGACGACGTGCAGATCGTGACCGTGTGCGACGTGTGGGACGTCAATCGACGACGCGCCCAGCGCATGACGGAGAAGCAGACGGGCGGCGCGGCGTCGATGGAAGCCGACTACCGGCGCGTGATCGACCGCCAGGACCTCGATGCCGTCATCGTCGCCACGGTCGACCACTGGCACGCCATCCCGATGATGCTCGCGTGTCAATCGGGCAAGGACGTGTACGTCGAGAAGCCCATCTCGCACAACGTCACGGAAGGGCGCGCGATGGTGGCCGCCGCGCGCAAGTTCGATCGCGTGGTGCAGGTGGGCACGCAGCAGCGTTCCGGCCTGCATTTCCAGGAGGCGATCCGGATCGTGCAGTCGGGCGCGCTCGGAACGATCCATCGCATCCACGCATGGAACGTGGGCAATCAGGCCCCCGCCGGCCTCGGACGTCCCGCCAATGGCGCACCGCCTGCCGGACTCGACTGGGATGCGTGGCTCGGCCCGGCACCCGTCGTACCGTTCAACGCCAACCGATTCATCTTCCAGTTCCGCTGGTTCTGGGACTATGCGGGCGGCATGATGACCGACTGGGGCGTCCACCTGCTCGACCTCGCACTCTGGGGCATGCAGCAGCGCGCGCCGAAGACGGTGTATGCCGTGGGCGGCAACTTCGTGCTCGACGACAATCGCGAGACGCCAGACACCATCGACGCCATCTACGAGTTCCCGGGCTTTGTCTGCACGTACAGCAATCGATCGGGCAACGCGTACAACGGCGCCAACCGTGGCTACGGCGTCGAATTCTACGGCACCGACGCCACGTTGTTCCTCGACCGCAGCGGGTTCGAGGTGATTCCCGAGACGGCCGGCACGCAGAAGGTGCCGACGCCGTCGTATCTCAGCGAACAGCAGCCGAGCCTGCCGGTATGGAAGCGCGAGTGGGCGGGTGCCTCGCGCGCCAGGACGGCAGCCGTTCGTGCCCCCTCATCCGATCAGAACCTGTCGCACATCCGCAACTTCCTCGACTGCATGCGGTCGCGCCAGCGGCCGAACTCCGACGTCGAGCTCGGTCATCTGTCCACGGCGATGTGCCTGCTCGGCAACGTCGCCTACCGGACGGGACGCAAGCTCACGTGGGACGCCGACAAGGAACTGTGCGTGGACGATGCGGCGGCCAACGCGCTGCTCACGCGCGAGTATCGCGCGCCGTACACGCTGCCGCAGGTCTGA
- a CDS encoding TonB-dependent receptor codes for MRMFAYDRRKGMRAAVLAAACLFGCSSVLLAQDPRGAVAGRVLDSSGGALPGTTITVTHGATGTVNSAVADEQGRYTIPFLTPGTYQITVELTGFKRAERRGVDVRIADRLELDFTLEVGGLEETITVAGGAPLLETRTASQGQVIDEARIQMMPLSDGNPFTLTRLAAGAVYTGDLKFSRAFDNGGTSAVTSNGAAGGNEFTLDGSPNMATGRRVAFVPPAGAVQEFKVETATFDAQQGHTAGATVNVTMKSGTNQYRGDAYYHIRDEKLGKNDFFLERAGQPKAEMDYKRFGFTAGGPVNLGFYNGRNKTFFFTAVEWLYDKFPEPGQYTVPTAAQRNGDFSALLPLGIVIYDPATARVENGQIRRSAFPGNIIPADRLSPVAREILKYYPMPNQAGNAQGQNNFLSTNARGDDFYSFNVRGDHQFSNDHRSFVRYSRNSRVENRGNWTGAQNGINPTGNFLYRKNDAVTGDHVWTMSPKMVLNLRGSWSRFEEPNVRQHQDIFDPATLGFSSSATSQFGAAKYFPRIEYAGDVFSPLGDSYAGGTNMDITTFQPTLTRFFGNHSVRLGYDFRRYREVSRPTYHAAGRYEFGRDFTNGGTGLASAPIGQELAALLLGLPSGSDSAIEISPGRTNHVRYQGVFVQDDWKVNSRLTVNLGLRYEYEGAPTEINNANVRGFDPNATLAVTAAARAAYANNPVAELPAGQFNPVGGITYATDANPGFWKADKGNWQPRLSAVYQINDRTVLRTGWAIYTVPTMFDYAIFQPGFAQSTPIVVSNNQGLTFQSNLQNPWPGGVIQPAGNSNGVNTFVGQNLSRYTTNVDLRSPQAMRWAINVQRELPGQWVVEAGYTGNRGYDLTVDTDINAVPRQFLSTSNVRDSAVISNLSQPVANPFAGLLPGTGLNTATVQRQQLLRPYPQFTQVLSRNYDGSSSFQSAQFRVEKRFTGGYSFMTTYTMSRFTEQTFTLNAVDALTSTYEKRRSDVDVPHRIVLNGILELPFGRGRRFGNDWNKALDLIAGGWNVSAIYQWQSGRPLTLSANSYAYYYNGDVNALTTSYSTDTVGQPVFDTSGFYFNDIPEAQRRNDPRIQLAQNYKTLPSRPANLRGQALNYMDMSIVKRLDFTSRVRAQLHFEIYNALNQVFFSNPNVDPRNANFGVVTAQSNVPLNLQVGFRLFF; via the coding sequence ATGCGGATGTTCGCGTACGACCGACGAAAGGGCATGCGGGCGGCGGTGCTCGCCGCAGCGTGCCTGTTTGGCTGTTCTTCCGTTCTTCTCGCGCAGGATCCGCGAGGCGCTGTCGCCGGGCGGGTTCTCGACTCGTCGGGCGGCGCGCTGCCCGGCACCACCATCACGGTCACGCACGGCGCCACGGGGACCGTCAACTCGGCCGTCGCCGACGAGCAGGGTCGCTACACCATCCCCTTTCTCACGCCGGGCACGTATCAGATCACCGTCGAGCTCACGGGCTTCAAGCGCGCCGAGCGCCGGGGTGTGGACGTGCGCATCGCCGATCGCCTCGAGTTGGACTTCACGCTCGAAGTGGGCGGTCTCGAGGAGACGATCACCGTCGCGGGCGGCGCACCGCTGCTCGAGACACGCACCGCGTCGCAGGGACAGGTCATCGACGAGGCGCGCATCCAGATGATGCCGCTCTCGGACGGCAATCCTTTCACGCTCACGCGGCTCGCGGCCGGCGCCGTCTACACCGGCGACCTCAAGTTCTCGCGTGCGTTCGACAACGGCGGCACGTCCGCAGTGACCTCCAACGGCGCCGCCGGCGGCAACGAGTTCACGCTCGACGGGTCGCCCAACATGGCGACGGGCCGGCGCGTGGCGTTCGTCCCGCCGGCCGGTGCGGTGCAGGAGTTCAAGGTGGAGACCGCGACCTTCGACGCGCAGCAGGGCCACACGGCCGGCGCCACCGTCAACGTGACGATGAAGAGCGGGACCAACCAGTACCGCGGCGACGCGTACTACCACATCCGTGACGAGAAGCTGGGCAAGAACGACTTCTTCCTCGAACGCGCCGGGCAGCCGAAGGCGGAGATGGACTACAAGCGCTTCGGCTTCACCGCCGGCGGGCCCGTCAACCTCGGGTTCTACAACGGCCGGAACAAGACGTTCTTCTTCACGGCCGTCGAGTGGCTCTACGACAAGTTCCCCGAACCCGGCCAGTACACGGTCCCCACGGCGGCCCAGCGCAACGGCGATTTCTCCGCGCTCCTGCCGCTCGGCATCGTGATCTACGACCCCGCGACCGCGCGCGTCGAGAACGGCCAGATTCGCCGCAGCGCGTTCCCCGGCAACATCATCCCCGCTGACCGCCTCAGCCCCGTGGCACGCGAGATCCTCAAGTACTACCCGATGCCCAACCAGGCGGGGAACGCGCAGGGCCAGAACAACTTCCTCAGCACGAACGCCCGCGGCGACGACTTCTACTCCTTCAACGTCCGCGGCGATCACCAGTTCAGCAACGACCACCGTTCGTTCGTGCGCTACTCGCGCAACAGCCGCGTCGAGAACCGCGGCAACTGGACCGGCGCGCAGAACGGCATCAACCCGACGGGCAACTTCCTCTATCGCAAGAACGACGCCGTCACGGGCGACCACGTCTGGACGATGAGCCCGAAGATGGTGCTCAACCTGCGCGGGAGCTGGTCGCGCTTCGAGGAACCGAACGTACGCCAGCATCAGGACATCTTCGACCCGGCCACGCTCGGCTTCTCCTCGTCCGCGACGTCGCAGTTCGGCGCGGCGAAGTACTTCCCGCGCATCGAGTACGCCGGCGACGTCTTCTCGCCACTCGGCGATTCCTACGCGGGCGGCACCAACATGGACATCACCACGTTCCAGCCCACGCTCACGCGGTTCTTCGGCAACCACTCGGTACGCCTGGGCTACGACTTCCGCCGCTATCGCGAAGTCAGCAGGCCGACCTACCACGCGGCGGGCCGCTACGAGTTCGGCCGCGACTTCACCAACGGCGGCACGGGCCTGGCCTCGGCGCCCATCGGCCAGGAACTCGCCGCGCTGCTGCTCGGCCTGCCGTCGGGCAGCGACAGCGCCATCGAGATCTCGCCGGGCCGCACCAATCACGTGCGATACCAGGGCGTGTTCGTGCAGGACGACTGGAAGGTGAACAGCCGGCTCACGGTGAACCTCGGGCTCCGCTACGAGTACGAGGGTGCACCGACCGAGATCAACAACGCCAACGTGCGCGGCTTCGATCCGAACGCCACGCTGGCGGTGACGGCCGCCGCGCGTGCGGCGTACGCCAACAACCCCGTGGCCGAACTGCCGGCCGGTCAGTTCAACCCCGTTGGCGGCATCACCTACGCCACCGACGCGAATCCGGGTTTCTGGAAGGCCGACAAGGGCAACTGGCAGCCGCGACTGAGCGCCGTCTACCAGATCAACGACCGCACGGTGCTGCGCACCGGTTGGGCCATCTACACGGTGCCGACGATGTTCGACTACGCGATCTTCCAGCCCGGCTTCGCGCAGTCCACGCCGATCGTCGTCTCGAACAACCAGGGCCTGACGTTCCAGTCCAACCTCCAGAACCCATGGCCGGGTGGCGTGATCCAGCCAGCCGGCAACAGCAACGGCGTGAACACGTTCGTGGGGCAGAACCTGAGCCGCTACACGACCAACGTGGATCTCCGCAGCCCGCAGGCGATGCGCTGGGCCATCAACGTGCAGCGCGAACTGCCCGGCCAGTGGGTGGTCGAAGCCGGCTACACCGGCAACAGGGGCTACGACCTCACGGTGGATACCGACATCAACGCCGTACCGCGGCAGTTCCTCTCGACGAGCAACGTCCGCGACAGCGCCGTCATCTCGAACCTGTCGCAGCCGGTCGCCAACCCGTTCGCCGGCCTGCTGCCCGGCACCGGCCTCAACACCGCGACGGTGCAGCGCCAGCAACTGCTCCGCCCGTATCCGCAGTTCACGCAGGTACTGAGCCGCAACTACGACGGGTCGAGCAGCTTCCAGTCGGCGCAGTTCCGCGTGGAGAAGCGCTTCACCGGCGGGTACTCGTTCATGACGACGTACACGATGTCGCGCTTCACCGAGCAGACGTTCACGCTCAACGCCGTCGACGCGCTCACGAGCACGTACGAGAAGCGGCGTTCGGACGTGGACGTGCCCCACCGCATCGTGCTCAACGGCATCCTCGAACTGCCGTTCGGCCGCGGACGACGCTTCGGCAACGACTGGAACAAGGCGCTCGACCTCATCGCCGGCGGCTGGAACGTCTCGGCCATCTACCAGTGGCAGAGCGGACGTCCGCTGACACTCAGCGCCAACAGCTACGCGTACTACTACAACGGCGACGTCAACGCGCTCACCACGAGCTACTCGACAGACACGGTCGGGCAGCCGGTGTTCGACACGAGCGGGTTCTACTTCAACGACATCCCGGAGGCACAGCGCCGCAACGACCCGCGCATCCAGCTGGCGCAGAACTACAAGACGCTTCCGAGCCGTCCGGCCAACCTGCGTGGCCAGGCGCTCAACTACATGGACATGTCGATCGTGAAGCGCCTCGACTTCACGTCGCGCGTGCGGGCGCAACTGCACTTCGAGATCTACAACGCGCTCAACCAGGTGTTCTTCTCGAACCCGAACGTCGACCCGCGCAACGCCAACTTCGGCGTCGTGACCGCCCAGAGCAACGTACCGCTCAACCTGCAGGTCGGCTTCCGTCTGTTCTTCTGA
- a CDS encoding NADH:flavin oxidoreductase — translation MARTYPRIAALKTAPQFQAHVASLEAVLPFDTELEAAPDSPLAAAIDTSAGRAGNRFCILPMEGWDGTLDGRPSDLTLRRWRRFGESGAKLIWGGEAFAVRHDGRANPNQLCLGPSSEADLVQLREELLTGHRDAGLDTDDLVVGLQLTHSGRYSRPDPDKRPKPLAAYAHPLLDRRVSPDAPVPVLSDDDLDDLSARLVQAAVLAQRAGFTFVDVKHCHGYLGHELLSARTREGRFGGDFEGRTRLLRQTVNGIRRDAPGLAIGVRLSAFDTTPFRKGADDIGVPEASQDDYAYAFGRWDGSADLPDTTDTRAFLSLLQDLGIDLVCLTAGSPYYNPHIQRPATFPPSDGYQPPEDPLIGVCRQIAVTAALKRDFPALRIVGSAYSYLQEWLPNVAQAVVRGGGADLVGLGRMVLSYPDLPLDVLRGTTLKRKAICRTFSDCTTAPRNGLVSGCFPLDPFYTAHPVHAALKAAKASA, via the coding sequence ATGGCCCGCACGTATCCGCGCATTGCCGCCCTCAAGACCGCCCCGCAGTTCCAGGCGCACGTCGCGTCGCTCGAGGCGGTCCTGCCGTTCGACACGGAACTCGAAGCCGCGCCAGACTCTCCGCTGGCGGCGGCCATCGACACGTCGGCAGGGCGCGCGGGCAACCGCTTCTGCATCCTGCCCATGGAGGGATGGGACGGCACGCTCGACGGACGTCCGAGCGACCTCACGCTGCGCCGCTGGCGCCGTTTCGGCGAGAGCGGCGCGAAGCTGATCTGGGGCGGCGAGGCATTCGCCGTCAGGCACGACGGCCGCGCCAATCCGAACCAACTGTGTCTCGGCCCATCGTCGGAGGCGGACCTCGTCCAGTTGCGTGAGGAATTGCTGACGGGTCACCGTGATGCCGGCCTCGACACCGACGATCTGGTCGTCGGCCTGCAGCTCACGCACTCTGGTCGCTACTCGCGTCCCGATCCCGACAAGCGCCCGAAGCCGCTGGCCGCGTACGCGCATCCCCTGCTCGATCGCCGCGTGAGCCCCGACGCACCGGTCCCCGTCCTTTCCGACGATGACCTCGACGATCTGTCGGCGCGGCTGGTGCAGGCGGCGGTGCTGGCGCAGCGCGCGGGCTTCACGTTCGTCGACGTGAAGCACTGCCACGGCTATCTCGGGCACGAACTGCTCAGCGCCCGCACGCGTGAAGGACGGTTCGGCGGCGACTTCGAGGGACGTACCCGCCTGCTGCGGCAGACGGTGAACGGCATCAGGCGCGACGCGCCGGGTCTGGCCATCGGCGTGCGCCTCTCGGCGTTCGACACGACGCCCTTCCGCAAGGGCGCCGACGACATCGGCGTCCCTGAAGCGTCACAGGACGACTACGCATACGCGTTCGGGCGATGGGATGGATCGGCCGACCTGCCCGACACGACGGATACGCGCGCGTTCCTCTCGCTGCTGCAGGATCTCGGCATCGACCTCGTGTGTCTCACGGCGGGCAGCCCGTACTACAACCCGCACATCCAGCGACCGGCGACGTTCCCGCCGTCGGATGGCTATCAACCGCCCGAGGATCCGCTGATCGGCGTGTGCCGCCAGATCGCCGTCACCGCGGCGCTCAAGCGCGACTTCCCCGCCCTCCGCATCGTCGGCTCGGCGTACAGCTATCTGCAGGAGTGGCTGCCGAACGTGGCGCAGGCCGTCGTGCGCGGCGGCGGCGCGGACCTGGTCGGGCTCGGACGCATGGTGCTGTCGTATCCGGACCTGCCACTCGACGTGTTGCGCGGGACCACGCTCAAGCGCAAGGCCATCTGCCGCACGTTCAGCGACTGCACGACGGCGCCGCGCAACGGCCTCGTGTCCGGCTGCTTCCCGCTCGATCCGTTCTACACGGCTCACCCCGTTCACGCGGCGCTCAAGGCCGCCAAGGCCAGCGCATGA
- a CDS encoding Gfo/Idh/MocA family oxidoreductase produces the protein MSISRRSFVSSAAAGVAGSLVAGAPTLAGASSSRSAQHAGTSTPRRRYAIVGTGGRGSGMWGKGVKDKWGDTVEFVALCDPNRKRAEVVREIIGVSCPIFTDFDRMVKEARPDVVAITTVDAYHAEYIVRALDLGIDVITEKPMTTDEKQTQLVIDAEKRNNRKIIVGHNMRFAPAHVRIKELLLSQPIGPIRSVDFHWYLDTSHGTDYFRRWHALKDKSGSLWVHKATHHFDYVNWLLDAEPVQVQAYGDIKRYGKAGPYRAKNCRSCQHTTACTFYWDMTKSASAMRLYGGEVEAADGYLRDACVFRPEVTTYDTMTATIKYSNDVILSYSLNAYLPIEGHSLAFNGDFGRIEIRDYATQPFDVPRQTEVYVIKGGTRTAVDVPTVAGEHGGADDALRNLIFRRPQVADHLRIPDSRAGAMSALTGIAARRSCEENRPITISDLVTF, from the coding sequence ATGTCCATCTCGCGCCGATCATTCGTCTCCTCGGCTGCCGCAGGTGTCGCTGGCAGCCTCGTGGCCGGTGCCCCCACGCTCGCGGGGGCCTCGTCATCCCGATCCGCGCAACACGCCGGGACGTCCACGCCCCGACGCCGCTACGCCATCGTCGGCACGGGCGGGCGCGGCTCGGGGATGTGGGGCAAGGGCGTCAAGGACAAGTGGGGCGACACGGTCGAGTTCGTCGCGCTGTGCGATCCGAATCGGAAGCGGGCCGAAGTCGTTCGCGAGATCATCGGCGTGTCTTGCCCGATCTTCACGGACTTCGACCGCATGGTGAAGGAGGCGCGGCCCGACGTGGTGGCCATCACCACCGTCGACGCGTACCACGCCGAGTACATCGTGCGGGCGCTCGATCTCGGCATCGACGTCATCACCGAGAAACCGATGACCACAGACGAGAAGCAGACGCAGCTTGTCATCGACGCCGAAAAGCGCAACAACAGGAAGATCATCGTCGGCCACAACATGCGGTTCGCACCAGCCCACGTGCGGATCAAGGAACTGCTCCTGTCGCAGCCGATCGGACCGATCCGCTCGGTCGACTTCCACTGGTATCTCGACACGAGCCACGGCACCGACTACTTCCGCCGCTGGCACGCGCTCAAGGACAAGAGCGGGTCACTGTGGGTCCACAAGGCGACCCACCACTTCGACTACGTCAACTGGCTGCTCGATGCCGAACCGGTGCAGGTGCAGGCCTACGGCGACATCAAGCGCTACGGCAAGGCGGGTCCGTACCGCGCGAAGAACTGCCGGTCGTGTCAGCACACGACGGCGTGCACGTTCTACTGGGACATGACGAAGTCGGCGTCGGCGATGCGGTTGTATGGCGGCGAGGTCGAGGCGGCAGACGGCTACCTGCGTGACGCGTGCGTGTTCCGGCCGGAAGTGACGACCTACGACACGATGACGGCGACGATCAAGTACAGCAACGACGTCATCCTGTCGTACTCGCTCAACGCCTACCTGCCGATCGAAGGCCACTCCCTCGCCTTCAACGGCGACTTCGGCCGGATAGAGATTCGCGACTACGCCACGCAGCCCTTCGACGTACCGCGGCAGACGGAGGTGTACGTGATCAAGGGCGGCACGCGAACCGCGGTCGACGTGCCGACGGTCGCGGGCGAGCACGGGGGCGCAGACGACGCGCTGCGGAACCTGATCTTCCGTCGTCCCCAGGTGGCCGATCACCTGCGTATTCCCGATTCGCGCGCCGGCGCCATGTCGGCGCTCACCGGCATCGCCGCGCGCCGCAGCTGTGAAGAGAACCGGCCCATCACGATCTCCGACCTGGTGACCTTCTGA